A window of Pedobacter lusitanus contains these coding sequences:
- a CDS encoding PQQ-binding-like beta-propeller repeat protein yields MFDNQDKFRNDVYDKDYLAAEKQILALGAILSSPVSEQNTLYFGDSNGYFYAVKNNIK; encoded by the coding sequence TTGTTTGATAACCAGGATAAATTCAGAAATGATGTTTATGATAAAGATTATCTGGCTGCAGAAAAGCAAATACTTGCTTTAGGTGCAATACTTTCCAGCCCGGTTAGTGAGCAGAATACATTGTATTTTGGTGATTCCAACGGGTATTTCTATGCAGTAAAAAATAATATCAAATGA
- a CDS encoding YciI family protein, translating to MKNLKLLLLILCLTGFYTISAAQDTDKTNKNYDAKLAKELNADEYGMKTYVMAILKTGTETNYPKTKQDSIFKGHMANITRLAAEGKLVVAGPFGKNDKHYRGIFILDVPTVEEARKLVDSDPVIQSKLMDVDLFVWYGSAALKETLKIHSKIEKHSH from the coding sequence ATGAAGAATCTTAAATTACTGCTCCTTATCCTTTGTTTAACAGGTTTTTATACTATTTCTGCCGCCCAGGATACAGATAAAACGAATAAAAACTATGATGCCAAACTGGCTAAGGAACTGAATGCTGATGAATATGGCATGAAAACCTATGTCATGGCTATTTTGAAGACTGGGACTGAGACTAATTATCCCAAAACAAAACAGGATAGTATTTTTAAAGGGCATATGGCTAATATCACCAGGTTAGCAGCCGAAGGTAAACTTGTTGTAGCTGGCCCTTTTGGTAAAAATGACAAACATTACCGTGGTATTTTCATTCTGGATGTGCCGACTGTTGAAGAAGCCAGAAAACTGGTGGATTCAGATCCGGTTATTCAAAGTAAATTAATGGATGTTGATCTGTTTGTCTGGTATGGATCTGCAGCGTTGAAAGAAACCCTGAAAATCCATAGTAAAATAGAAAAACATAGCCACTGA
- a CDS encoding YciI family protein yields the protein MTKFLLTTAACLLSLSIFAQDQTQPKKQIQYLLIIRSKVDAKPAQDKIQTNIKHWQEYMGTLAKEGKIAGGYRPGTEGTTWSGTEKTISNGAYTANNEVVSSILIINAADDKEIREIAAKCPVFELQGSVEIRPIQNTAR from the coding sequence ATGACTAAATTCCTTTTAACTACGGCAGCCTGTCTGCTTTCTCTGTCTATTTTTGCTCAGGATCAGACACAACCTAAAAAACAAATTCAATATCTGCTGATTATCAGATCTAAGGTTGATGCCAAACCTGCTCAGGATAAGATCCAGACCAACATCAAACATTGGCAGGAATATATGGGTACTCTTGCAAAAGAAGGAAAAATTGCAGGTGGTTACCGACCGGGTACAGAAGGCACAACATGGAGCGGAACCGAAAAAACTATTTCCAATGGAGCTTATACAGCCAATAATGAAGTTGTCAGTTCAATTTTAATTATCAATGCAGCTGACGATAAAGAAATCCGGGAGATTGCAGCAAAATGCCCGGTATTTGAACTTCAGGGCAGTGTAGAAATCAGACCAATTCAAAATACAGCCAGATAA
- a CDS encoding YciI family protein has protein sequence MKEFVLIFRHEDGSKIASPEQMQIWMKQTMDWLGGIAAQNKLVNQGNGLSFEDSRVVGHQGVVTNGPFGDIKETIGGYVIVKADSVDEAVEFAKNCPVLQGEGNTVEVRKIARADGFH, from the coding sequence ATGAAAGAATTCGTTTTAATTTTCAGACATGAAGATGGTAGTAAAATAGCTTCACCTGAGCAAATGCAAATCTGGATGAAACAAACGATGGATTGGCTGGGTGGCATAGCTGCTCAAAACAAACTGGTCAACCAGGGGAATGGCTTATCATTTGAGGACAGCAGGGTAGTAGGACACCAGGGAGTTGTGACCAATGGACCTTTTGGTGATATTAAGGAAACCATTGGCGGATATGTAATTGTGAAGGCTGACTCTGTCGATGAAGCTGTTGAGTTCGCTAAAAACTGCCCGGTACTACAGGGAGAAGGAAATACAGTAGAGGTAAGAAAGATTGCCAGAGCAGATGGGTTTCATTAA
- a CDS encoding RNA polymerase sigma factor gives MAPVHSQEPLSAYHAMKEQELIPHLFRSEFRKITAVLSKIFGIAHLEIAEDIASETFLLAAESWPFKGIPENPVGWLYKVAKNKARNYLTRQQLFTDKVAIQIGNSVNEVNEELETEWSDQHINDSQLQMLFAICHPAISAEAQIGLALRILCGFGIDEIANAFLTAKETINKRLFRAKEKLRTEKVKIEFPAGAEINRRLTTVLTTLYLLFNEGYYSESQDAILREDFCLEAMRLTYMLIANEQTNLPAVNALLALMCFHSSRFEARKDSNGAIILYQDQNEELWNDELISKGVYFLNQASRGNEITKYHLEAGIAYWQTIKTETQEKWENVLHFYNQLLIIEYSPAAALNRAYVISKVNGNEAGITATEKLNLTDNHYYYMLLGELYKDINIQRAKDNFNKAFSLAKTETEKKIIQIQSSRLELDIE, from the coding sequence ATGGCTCCTGTACATTCCCAGGAGCCATTATCAGCATATCATGCCATGAAAGAACAAGAGTTGATACCCCATTTGTTCAGATCTGAATTCCGGAAAATAACTGCTGTACTCAGTAAAATTTTTGGTATTGCTCATCTGGAAATCGCAGAGGATATAGCCAGTGAAACCTTTTTATTAGCAGCAGAGAGCTGGCCGTTTAAAGGTATTCCTGAAAATCCGGTAGGATGGCTTTATAAAGTAGCAAAAAATAAAGCCAGAAATTACCTGACCCGTCAGCAGCTCTTTACGGATAAAGTTGCTATCCAAATCGGAAACTCTGTCAATGAAGTTAATGAAGAACTGGAAACCGAATGGTCAGACCAGCATATCAATGACAGCCAGCTGCAAATGTTATTTGCTATCTGTCATCCGGCAATTTCAGCAGAAGCACAGATTGGTCTGGCTCTTCGTATTTTATGTGGATTTGGGATTGATGAAATAGCCAATGCATTTCTGACAGCTAAAGAAACTATCAATAAACGTCTTTTCCGGGCAAAAGAGAAATTGCGCACAGAAAAAGTAAAGATTGAATTTCCTGCCGGAGCAGAGATCAACAGACGTTTAACTACTGTCCTGACAACATTATACTTACTCTTTAACGAAGGTTATTATTCAGAAAGTCAGGATGCTATTTTACGTGAAGATTTTTGCCTGGAAGCTATGCGACTGACTTATATGCTTATAGCAAATGAGCAAACCAATCTACCTGCAGTCAATGCACTGCTTGCTTTAATGTGTTTTCACTCCTCAAGATTTGAAGCCAGAAAAGACAGTAACGGAGCCATAATTTTATATCAGGATCAGAATGAGGAACTCTGGAACGACGAACTGATTAGTAAAGGGGTATATTTTCTGAATCAGGCCTCCAGGGGAAATGAAATCACAAAATATCATTTAGAAGCCGGTATTGCCTATTGGCAAACGATTAAAACCGAAACTCAGGAGAAATGGGAAAATGTACTGCATTTCTATAATCAGTTACTGATTATAGAATACTCTCCGGCCGCTGCACTTAACAGAGCTTATGTAATCTCAAAAGTCAATGGTAATGAAGCAGGGATTACTGCTACAGAAAAACTTAATTTAACTGATAATCATTATTATTATATGCTGCTAGGGGAGTTGTATAAAGATATCAATATACAAAGAGCAAAAGATAATTTCAACAAAGCATTTTCACTGGCTAAAACAGAAACAGAAAAAAAGATTATCCAGATACAATCTTCCAGGCTTGAATTGGATATAGAATAG
- a CDS encoding sensor histidine kinase, which yields MNKYLIRSCLAAILLFASSSCFSMTSQIHPLEAGLRSIKDHTIYILFVLTIALLFFIYRSLRIKKKYGEVQYKLHENALKQNAELQQTNHFNLMLISVIAHDIRQPFSNIVMLSSVFNTDVDLLTEQEKFDVMSELNETSQNSLSFMDGLLEWIKSQNSEFQYKGSDLVLQDLIFEANSFFKIAQAKKSISIIFDIPARTKVFAHKQMLLFIIRNILNNATKFSPQHGVIHISSYLTAQEIVIVIKDQGPGMSQEKVDRLFKVDSGDLENTKNRGAGLALSISYEMSLMMGIKIWVSSKKGEGSVFYISLKK from the coding sequence ATGAATAAATACCTTATCCGTTCCTGTTTAGCCGCTATTTTACTGTTTGCCAGCAGCAGCTGTTTTTCCATGACCAGCCAGATTCATCCGCTTGAAGCCGGTCTTCGTTCAATTAAAGATCATACTATTTATATATTGTTCGTTCTAACCATAGCTCTTTTATTCTTTATTTATCGTTCACTGAGAATAAAAAAAAAGTATGGGGAGGTACAATATAAACTTCATGAAAACGCACTAAAGCAAAATGCAGAATTACAGCAAACCAATCATTTCAATCTGATGCTGATTTCTGTAATTGCCCATGATATCAGACAACCTTTCAGTAACATTGTTATGCTTTCCAGTGTTTTTAATACTGATGTTGACCTGTTAACTGAGCAGGAGAAATTTGATGTAATGAGTGAGCTGAATGAGACTTCTCAAAATAGTCTGTCTTTTATGGATGGATTACTGGAGTGGATTAAATCTCAGAATAGTGAGTTTCAATACAAAGGGTCAGACCTGGTCCTTCAGGATCTGATTTTTGAAGCGAATTCTTTCTTTAAAATAGCACAGGCAAAAAAGAGTATCTCGATTATATTTGATATACCTGCCCGGACAAAAGTATTTGCACATAAACAGATGCTGCTTTTTATTATCCGTAATATTCTGAACAATGCAACTAAATTTTCTCCACAGCATGGGGTGATTCATATTTCCTCTTATCTGACAGCTCAGGAAATAGTGATTGTAATTAAAGATCAGGGGCCAGGTATGAGTCAGGAGAAAGTTGACCGGCTGTTTAAGGTTGATTCCGGAGACCTGGAAAACACAAAAAACAGAGGAGCTGGTCTGGCACTGAGTATATCATATGAGATGTCATTGATGATGGGAATAAAAATCTGGGTAAGTAGTAAAAAGGGCGAAGGAAGTGTGTTTTATATTTCATTAAAGAAATAA
- a CDS encoding sensor histidine kinase, which translates to MSKCFVSICFLTVLLLNSNHLFSQTSEINQLESSLGSIKDSIKYVDVLNRIAMLSHMNYRDSCQYYAAKAKAIAIRHDYSKGIADASNCEGIYNVAVNNYLSAKYFNDALRLYRSINDQENVCQVLMNIGLMMNVDKEEKEAIKYIYLAYEKSKTLEHDSIRSLLITNLMYIDQHLSESRREQLFKEGKAIAEKYHDQRVLLSYEQLSGIKLYNSGEKQRGIAIQVRGLAKADSLGLQNTKVLFYMGLGDTFLDLENPERGIDFYKKGLESSRKYSYPDLYIQFAERLYDYYKTQNQMDKAYYYMGLLLAKRDMISKATNKSGYNYMNFALNENENEELKIKENSNLKLISLLGCLFALSIALLFLFYRSLKVKKLYGEVQRELHETALKQNTELQQTNHFNTMLISVIAHDIRQPFNNIVMLSSIFNTDIDLLTEHEKMDVMAELSETSQKSLSFMDGLLEWIKSQKNGFKYQPSKIILNDLIPEANAFFKIAQAKKGLKMVLAIPEQTEILVHRQMLLFIIRNILNNATKYSPVNGVITISTHLEDQKTVIAIKDQGPGMSQEKLDKLFKANSTDWENTKDKGAGLALNISYEMALMMGVKIWATSTIGEGTTFYLSRITQDL; encoded by the coding sequence ATGTCTAAATGTTTCGTTTCTATTTGTTTTCTTACCGTTTTATTACTGAATTCCAACCATCTTTTTTCCCAGACAAGTGAAATTAACCAACTAGAATCAAGTCTGGGCTCCATTAAAGATAGTATTAAATATGTAGATGTGCTGAACCGGATAGCCATGCTATCACATATGAATTACCGGGATTCCTGCCAGTATTATGCTGCTAAAGCCAAAGCAATAGCTATCAGACATGATTATAGTAAAGGCATAGCAGACGCTTCAAACTGTGAAGGGATTTATAATGTTGCTGTTAATAATTATCTTTCTGCAAAGTACTTTAATGATGCATTACGCCTATACAGATCAATCAATGATCAGGAAAATGTCTGCCAGGTGCTGATGAATATCGGTTTGATGATGAATGTGGATAAGGAGGAGAAAGAAGCCATTAAATATATTTACCTGGCTTATGAAAAAAGTAAGACGCTGGAACACGATTCTATTCGTTCATTACTGATTACCAATCTGATGTACATAGATCAGCATCTTAGTGAGTCCAGACGTGAGCAGTTATTTAAAGAAGGAAAAGCAATTGCAGAAAAATACCACGATCAAAGAGTCCTTTTATCTTATGAACAGTTGAGTGGCATAAAGCTTTATAATTCCGGAGAAAAACAACGTGGAATAGCGATACAAGTGAGAGGCCTGGCTAAAGCAGATAGTTTAGGACTTCAAAATACAAAGGTTTTGTTTTATATGGGGCTGGGAGATACTTTTCTGGATTTAGAAAACCCGGAAAGAGGCATTGACTTTTATAAAAAAGGACTGGAAAGCTCAAGAAAATATAGTTATCCGGATCTTTATATCCAGTTTGCAGAAAGGTTATATGATTATTACAAAACGCAGAACCAGATGGATAAAGCCTATTATTATATGGGGCTTTTATTAGCTAAGCGGGATATGATCAGTAAAGCGACCAATAAATCGGGATATAATTATATGAACTTCGCGTTGAATGAAAATGAAAACGAAGAGCTTAAAATTAAGGAGAACTCAAATCTTAAATTAATTTCCTTATTAGGTTGTCTGTTTGCACTGAGTATTGCGCTCTTGTTTTTATTTTATCGCTCATTAAAGGTTAAAAAGCTATATGGAGAAGTGCAGCGTGAACTGCACGAAACTGCTTTAAAGCAAAATACTGAGTTACAGCAAACCAATCATTTTAATACCATGCTGATTTCTGTAATTGCCCATGATATCAGACAACCATTCAATAATATAGTTATGCTTTCCAGCATTTTCAATACAGATATTGATTTGCTGACCGAACATGAAAAAATGGATGTGATGGCAGAACTCAGTGAAACATCTCAAAAAAGTCTTTCATTTATGGATGGTTTGCTGGAGTGGATTAAGTCTCAGAAAAATGGATTCAAATATCAGCCTTCAAAAATAATCCTGAATGATCTGATTCCGGAAGCCAATGCTTTCTTTAAAATAGCCCAGGCAAAAAAAGGTTTAAAAATGGTCTTGGCTATACCAGAACAAACCGAAATATTGGTTCACCGGCAAATGTTGCTCTTCATTATTAGAAATATTCTGAACAATGCAACCAAATATTCCCCTGTAAATGGCGTGATAACGATTTCTACACATTTAGAAGATCAGAAAACTGTGATTGCGATTAAAGATCAGGGACCTGGTATGAGCCAGGAGAAACTGGATAAATTGTTTAAGGCAAATTCTACTGACTGGGAAAATACGAAAGATAAGGGAGCTGGTCTGGCATTGAATATATCTTATGAAATGGCATTAATGATGGGCGTGAAAATCTGGGCAACAAGCACCATCGGCGAAGGAACTACATTCTATCTTTCAAGAATTACACAGGATTTATAA